The genomic stretch CTATTTGCCACCTTATGAGCATGTCTTCCGCAAACGTGAGCTGATTGACGGAATATGGCATTTCCCACCCGCCCGCTATGATGGTGCGCTGGCTGTTGAGCAAGTCTACCGGGTTCTTGGGTTCCAGCGTGACGAGGTGTCCGTCAGTCCCTTATTCAGCGGGGCGAATATTCCCGGAGATCATCTTGGACTCATGCTGGTCTTTACCGGCCTTGCACTGCAGGGCATTGCGGCAGACGATGATGGAAATATGGCTTTGCGTGCCGCCATCAATAGTTTTATTCAAGAACACCTGGGCGAGTGGGTCGATGTTTTCTGTGAATCGCTGCCGCTGAGTGATACAAATGGCTATCTTGGTGCACTTGCCGATGCAGTAAAGGAGGCATCTGATCTACTTAAAAAATGGTGTACCGACAACATGCGAGTAGGGCTTCCGACTGCATATGCTAACGCTCACTGAATACTGTTTAAAGCAGCCCAGAAGTATTCACAGCATGACTAATTGAAACACCCAGTGAAATCAACTCATTGAGTTGCTCTTAATAGGTTGAATTCACGAATGAAGTATACTCCCCGGATATGCTTTTAGTTGTACTGGAAGGAAAACCCGTCTGTAATAATAATGGTTGTGTCGAATAAATCTAAAGATAATTGGCAAAGGCAAAGACGTGATAAAAATGCAAAAACGTCTACGCTGTGCCGCACGCGCTACTGGTACCGAGATATATCTGACATGGCAACACATGAATACCCCCAGTCAGTAGATGTCCTTGCAAAATATTCTATAGCGGTCACTACTGATAATAAACTGATTCTGTATAGTCTGAAAATAACTGAAGAAATTGAGACCACATTAAAGGGGTTATCCCGCTAGCAATGAAAAATAAATTCTTGAGACAGGTTAATAACTCATCGCTGATTTAATACTATCTGTCCAAAAGCAGGTTCATAGCATTCCCACCAAATGGTAGATGTTATATAGCGCAAACAATGAACGCGGAGGCCCGCCATGAAAACCATTCTGTTCTTAATGTTTAGCCTGTCATCAATTACAACAGCTGAACCAATAAAAAAATGGGTCGATGCAAATGGTAAAGTTCATTATGGTGACAAAAAAGCGGCAGCATATGTAAAGGGAACTGAAACGCTGGAGATTAGGGACACATACGATCAGCAGTCCCATGACGAAGGAGTGCAACGGCACAAAGAAAACAAAATAATCGGCGATAAGCTGGAAAAAGAGCGTATCGCAGAAGAAGAAAAACGTGAAGCAAAAGAAGATAAACCTGTTAGCCATGCTCCATCATCTGGCAGGACTACAATACTACACCCACCTGTGCGCCGCGCCGAACCTTACCATAACCGTCCATCTGGGTTAGGAAATGGAACCCGCCCTGTACAGTTACCGGCTAAAAGGAATTAGTACGAAAACTTTCAAGCCAGGCCTCCTTTAAATTCCTTTTGCCGGCTTTCAGTTCTGGCTTCTGTAGAAAAGCTGAATGCTGCAATGCGTCTAATAGTGGAAGGCTGCCGTATAGATCATCTCTCAAATGGTGAATTAGTTTCAGGGTTCTAAATCCATCAAACCAGTCATTGAATTGACTGCAGGCTCCCGGTAAAGATCTCGATCTTTTTTCTGCAGCATGCAGATTTTTAAAAACATCAAGCTCTGTTAGCAAATCCTGCAGCCAGATCCTGTTATCACAATCATTCTGCTTTGATACAGGTAAATACTTCTCGATTGATGAAAGAAAGACTAACTGCCTTTCGTTATTGCCCCTGTCTGAATCCTGTAACCAGTATTGTACGGCGGAAAGAAACCCTTTCAGAAAATCAAAAACCAGTGGGTGATAAACCTCGTAGATATTCCCTGCTTCATTTAATTGATTGATCCTGATTGTGCCCTGCCCCGTACCAAAGGGCACTCTGGTCGATGGCCGGGTAAGTAGCCTTATTGGCTTCCCCTCCAGTGTGATCATCGCCCCCACCTTGGACAACTTGTTCTGGAAATAAAAATCTTCCCCCGCCATGCGCTTCGGAAAACCACGGACTCTTGCATAGGCCAGTGAATCACAGGCCAGCAGGCTGCCAATTGACGGGTATGCATAGCTGGACCCAGCCCATTTCAGACCCGCTGCATAGTAACGCAACCACAGTTCATATTCAGCCAGCGCGGGCCAGTATCGATCATGCTCATGTTGAGCCATATCTACATCGGGGATATGTTGATAAGGGTAAATAAAGCAGCTGGGGGGCTTCAGCATATCCTCTGATGTGGTGGGAAGTTCATTCGTCCTAAGAAAATAATCATCAGGTACCCTGGCATCGGCATCGGTAGTATGAATCCAGGGATTTTTTATCTTCCCAGCAGTAATAAGGAACAATGCCAGATCCGCACCAATTTTTCGTACCAGCCCTACCCCCTGATCCACGGGTATCAACCAGGGCTCTTGCGAACGGTCAACGATAAGGATATCAATATTCCGCCATGTCATGAGTGTTTGAGGACAGGTATTGGCCGGACTGAGGTTAGTGACTACAGTAGTGCAGTATTCACAAAACCAGGCTCGCATTTTACTATTGGCTAGCCTGAACTCAGCTTCCCTGGCCTCATTTCCATTCAACACGATAATGCAAAGCACTTTGGTATGTGCCACAACAGTCTGGCAACTCGCAATAGACTTCAGAGCTTCAGGCAGATATTCATCTTCACCACAGGCGGGAATTGTGACCACATAATCCCAACTCTCAACAGGCAGTTTAGCAAGCTGGGATACCGGCCACCGTGATTCGGGTTCGGCATATCTTTCCAGATACTTCTCTACCGTCCGTTGATCTCTGGTCTCTAGAGCTGGGACATAAGTCTGTCTTATTGTTATCATTTCTGATTTATTTTGAATTTAGAATCCGCACCCCATCACGGTAATCCAGTTCAAATGCTTCCTTTTCCTCCGCATACAACTTACAACGCTCAAACCATAGATTCACTACTTTGTCATGTGGCCATGACTTTTTGTAATTTTCAAATTCAGCCATCGCCTTCCTGAATTCGTGCTTCAGGATAAAATCATATGCCTTATTATAAGCTTGAAGTTTTTTATCTACCTCATCTCTTTCAAGTACAGGTTGGTAAATATTGATGCCTACAGTTTTTCCCTTTACCTGAACATTATCAAGACGACGATACACGTAGGTATAATCCCGGCCAGCCTGCCTGACGAAAGCAAGGCCCACTATGCCGGCCCGTTCAAGGTATAAGTAGCGCTCGACACGGAACAGGCGGCGGTCGGTAATAACACGCTGATAATTACTCTGCGCGACAAAGACAACCAGCCGGTAGTCGATGCACAGATTGATGCATTAGCGGAAATGCCAGCAATGGGTTCCATGCAGGCGATGCCAGCACCGGCGACCATGCAACAAACTGGTACAGGTGTATATACCGGTGTGTTCGAACTGCCTATGAACGGTGCCTGGCCGCTATCCCTGAGGATCAACTCCAGCAGTACAGGCAATGCCCAGCTTGAATTCGACCTGACGACAAGTCGGGCCGGTGTTCGACTGAGTTCCGCTACCGCAAGCAAAATGTCGCGCCCGGCTTCCAGTATCAGCGACGTTCCGGAGACCGGAGAAGTCAGTGCAGACAAGTACCCTGCCAGTATCAGCGTGGATGCCCGTCGTCGCCAGTTGATTGGCGTCACAACAGGTCTGGCTGAAGAAAAAAATCTGACGCAACTTATCCGAGCAGCGGGTCGTGTGGCTTATAACGAAACCCAGTTCACTGATATCACTCTCAAGTTCAACGGATGGATCGGAAAGCTGGATGCGGATTTCGTCGGCGCAGCGGTCACTGCCGGCCAGCCATTGTTTACTATTTACAGCCCAGAGCTACTCTCCGCACAGCAGGAATATCTTGGAACCCTGCGTCATCGCAAAGGGGAAAATGACGGCCTGTTAAAGGCGGCACGTAAACGTCTGGCACTTTGGGACATCACCCAGCAGCAGATTCGCCAACTGGAAAAACGAGGATCCGCTGTGGATTATGTCCCCATACTCTCGCCGGTCAGCGGGACCGTGATTGAAAAAAACATTGTTGATGGCAGCGCAGTCAAGGTCGGTCAGAGGCTTATGCGCATTGCAGATCTCTCAACCGTCTGGGTGGAAGGTGAGATCTACGAGTATGAAATACCGCTGGTCAAAGTTGGCATGGATGTGGAAGTTGTTTTGCCCGAGTTGCCAGGAAAAAACCTGCCCGGCAAAGTGGCTTATATCTATCCCTACATGGAGGCAAGAACCCGTACGGTAAAAGTCCGCGTAGAACTGGATAACAAAGAAGGCCAACTGAAGCCCGACATGTATGCCCACGTACATCTGAATATTGATCTGGGCAAACGGCTAGTCGTGCCCGAAGGTGCCGTGCTGTACGCAGGCACCAGTCGCGTTGTATTTATTGATCTGGGTAACGGCCAGTTACAGCCCCGCAAGATCAAAACCGGCTGGCGAAATGCCGATGTTATCGAAGTTCTGGAAGGCCTGAAGCCCGGCGACCGGGTGGTGACATCCGGCAATTTCCTGATCGCGGCAGAAAGCAAGTTGAAAGCGGGACTTGACCAATGGTAAATGACAGCACGGATCGTAACAATGGCCCGATTGAGCGTCTAATCCGCTACTGTGCGCTGAACCCGTTATTGACCCTGCTGATCATTACTGCCGCCGCCTTCTGGGGTTATCGTTCACTGGCAAACACACCGCTGGACGCGATACCGGACCTGTCAGATGTGCAGGTAATCATCTATACCGAATGGCAGGGTCGTAAGCCCGGATCTGGTGGAAGACCAGATCACCTATCCGCTCACAACCACATTGCTGGCGGCACCAGACGTTGAATTCGTACGCGGCCAGAGTTTTATGGGGCTGAGTTTTGTTTATGTCATTTTCAAGGACGGCACCGATATCTACTGGGCCCGATCGCGAGTACTGGAGTATCTCAATACGGCCGTGGCCAATTTACCCGATGGAGTGCGCCCGACGTTAGGGCCGGACGCTACCGGTGTCGGCTGGGTATTCCAGTATGCGCTGGTGGACAAAACCGGCAAGCAGAATCTAGCCGACTTGCGCAGCCTGCAGGACTTTACCCTGCGCTACTGGCTGGAGTCAGTTGAGGGCGTGGCTGAAGTGGCTTCTATAGGCGGTTTCAGTAAAGAATATCAGATCAATATTGACCCCAACAAGCTTGCGGCCTCTGGTATTTCACTACAAAAGGTCGCTCAGGCGATTCGTCGCTCCAATAATGATATCGGGGGCCGGGTGCTGGAAATCTCCGGTCACGAACATTTTATTCGCGGTCGTGGTTATATCCAGTCCATACCTGATATTGAGAAGATTAGTCTCGGCGTTAGCGATAACGGCATACCGATAACCGTGCGTGACATCGCCAGGGTGAGCCTGGGCCCGGCCATGCGACGCGGCATCGCCGAACTGGATGGTGAAGGTGAGGCTGTAGGTGGCATTGTGATCATGCGCTATGGGGAAGACGCGCTGACAGTGATTGAACGTGTAAAGCAACGACTTGAAGAGGTCAAAGAAGGCCTGCCGGAAGGTGTAGAAATTGTCATCACCTATGACCGTTCGGATCTCATTAATCGTGCCATCGCCACACTGAAATCGACCCTGACCGAAGAGATGATTGTTGTGTCTCTGGTGATCATCGTATTCCTGCTGCATTTCCGATCGGCACTGATCGCCATACTGACCCTGCCGATTGCGATTCTGTTGTCATTTATTCCCATGTCGGCACAAAACCTGACAGCAAACATCATGTCCTTAGGTGGTATTGCGGTGGCCATTGGAGCGATGGTCGACGCCAGCATCGTGATTATCGAGAATATCCATAAACGGCTTGAGGCGATTTATGAAGGCAACGACATCCGTGCGGACAAGGACCTGATGAAGGAAAGGCAACGGGATGTGATCATTAAGGCGATGCAGGAGGTCGGGCCTAGCATATTCTTCTCACTACTTATTATCACTGTTTTACCGGTGTTTGCACTGGAAGGCACCGAAGGCCGCCTGTTCAAGCCGCTGGCCTACACCAAGACCTATTCTATGGGGTTTTCTGCCCTGCTTGCGATCACTTTTACCCCCGCACTGGCAGTGTTACTGATTCGTGGCCGTATCCGTGGTGACAAAATCCCTTTGAATAAATGGCTGGTGAACCTTTATACGCCGGTAGTCTATTTTGCTGTGCACTTTCGTTATTTAGTAATAGCTATTGCTGTGCTGGCTATGTTATTTACCGTGCCCGTATTGACGGGTCTGAGTGGTTTCTTGGCGCCGCTATCCAAAATTGTCCCTGCCTATAAGGGGCTGGGAAATGAATTTATGCCACCGCTCAATGAAGGCAGCATCCTGTATATGCCGACCACATTGCCGGGCATGTCGATTACCGAGGCTGGAAAGATTTTACAGTCCATGGACCGGCAATTGATGAAATTTCCGGAGGTAGGACGGGTGTTTGGCAAGATTGGTCGATCGACGAGTCCTACCGATCCCGCACCGTTGTCGATGGTAGAAACCGTCATCACACTGAAGCCCAGAGATCAATGGCGTGAAGGGCTGACATGGGATGGGCTAATCGCCGAAATGGATGAGAAATTACGTTACCCCGGCATGCCTAATATCTGGTGGATGCCCATACAGACACGCACCGAGATGTTGGCCACAGGCATACGTTCAGCCCTGGGTATAAAGGTCTTCGGCACCGATCTGGCCAGCATTGAAGCAACCGCCGTGGATATTGAAAAGGCGCTGCAGGACGATGATCGCACAAAGGCTTTCACACGTAGCGCCTTCGCCGAAAGACTGACCGGGGGCTACTTCCTGGATTTCGTCATAGATCGGGAAGAGATAGCCCGTTATGGTCTGACTGTGGGAGATGTGGAGGACACACTGCTGGCTGCAGTCGGTGGCCTTAAAGTCTCTGAAACCATCGAAGGCCGTGAACGCTACGCAATCAACCTGCGTTATGCCCGCGAGTTTCGTGATAACCCGGAAGCGCTAAAACGAGTATTGGTACCGACACCGAACGGCGCCCAAATCCCCATCAGTCAGCTGGCCGAACTGAAATTTCTCACCGGCCCGCCGATGCTGAGAAATGAAGATGGTCAACTGGTCGGCTTTGTGTTTGTCGATGTAAAAGATACAGGCATTGCCGATTATGTCAATCTGGCTCGTCAGGTCGTCAATGAAAAGATCAACATACCGGCAGGTTATCGTATCGCCTGGGCCGGACAGTTCAAGTATTTTGAACGTGCCAGAGATAAGTTCAAGATGCTC from bacterium BMS3Abin11 encodes the following:
- a CDS encoding nitrate reductase delta subunit — encoded protein: MVPTDMSTAKIGQLAATAGSLLLNEPDYGLQDTLQRAGYSVAGERQVRQLFFDRLGIPQSGLYLPPYEHVFRKRELIDGIWHFPPARYDGALAVEQVYRVLGFQRDEVSVSPLFSGANIPGDHLGLMLVFTGLALQGIAADDDGNMALRAAINSFIQEHLGEWVDVFCESLPLSDTNGYLGALADAVKEASDLLKKWCTDNMRVGLPTAYANAH
- the cusB gene encoding cation efflux system protein CusB precursor, coding for MGSMQAMPAPATMQQTGTGVYTGVFELPMNGAWPLSLRINSSSTGNAQLEFDLTTSRAGVRLSSATASKMSRPASSISDVPETGEVSADKYPASISVDARRRQLIGVTTGLAEEKNLTQLIRAAGRVAYNETQFTDITLKFNGWIGKLDADFVGAAVTAGQPLFTIYSPELLSAQQEYLGTLRHRKGENDGLLKAARKRLALWDITQQQIRQLEKRGSAVDYVPILSPVSGTVIEKNIVDGSAVKVGQRLMRIADLSTVWVEGEIYEYEIPLVKVGMDVEVVLPELPGKNLPGKVAYIYPYMEARTRTVKVRVELDNKEGQLKPDMYAHVHLNIDLGKRLVVPEGAVLYAGTSRVVFIDLGNGQLQPRKIKTGWRNADVIEVLEGLKPGDRVVTSGNFLIAAESKLKAGLDQW
- the cusA_1 gene encoding cation efflux system protein CusA, translated to MVNDSTDRNNGPIERLIRYCALNPLLTLLIITAAAFWGYRSLANTPLDAIPDLSDVQVIIYTEWQGRKPGSGGRPDHLSAHNHIAGGTRR
- the cusA_2 gene encoding cation efflux system protein CusA; its protein translation is MEDQITYPLTTTLLAAPDVEFVRGQSFMGLSFVYVIFKDGTDIYWARSRVLEYLNTAVANLPDGVRPTLGPDATGVGWVFQYALVDKTGKQNLADLRSLQDFTLRYWLESVEGVAEVASIGGFSKEYQINIDPNKLAASGISLQKVAQAIRRSNNDIGGRVLEISGHEHFIRGRGYIQSIPDIEKISLGVSDNGIPITVRDIARVSLGPAMRRGIAELDGEGEAVGGIVIMRYGEDALTVIERVKQRLEEVKEGLPEGVEIVITYDRSDLINRAIATLKSTLTEEMIVVSLVIIVFLLHFRSALIAILTLPIAILLSFIPMSAQNLTANIMSLGGIAVAIGAMVDASIVIIENIHKRLEAIYEGNDIRADKDLMKERQRDVIIKAMQEVGPSIFFSLLIITVLPVFALEGTEGRLFKPLAYTKTYSMGFSALLAITFTPALAVLLIRGRIRGDKIPLNKWLVNLYTPVVYFAVHFRYLVIAIAVLAMLFTVPVLTGLSGFLAPLSKIVPAYKGLGNEFMPPLNEGSILYMPTTLPGMSITEAGKILQSMDRQLMKFPEVGRVFGKIGRSTSPTDPAPLSMVETVITLKPRDQWREGLTWDGLIAEMDEKLRYPGMPNIWWMPIQTRTEMLATGIRSALGIKVFGTDLASIEATAVDIEKALQDDDRTKAFTRSAFAERLTGGYFLDFVIDREEIARYGLTVGDVEDTLLAAVGGLKVSETIEGRERYAINLRYAREFRDNPEALKRVLVPTPNGAQIPISQLAELKFLTGPPMLRNEDGQLVGFVFVDVKDTGIADYVNLARQVVNEKINIPAGYRIAWAGQFKYFERARDKFKMLIPLTLFIVFFMLFLNRKSITEALIILIAIPFSLVGAIWLLYLLEYNLSVAVWVGMIALAGLDAEMGILMMLYLGMSYNQRKETGQLRNSEDLSKAIAEGAGQRIRPMLMTGMVLFLGLVPILWSDGTGADVMKRIAAPMVGGVVSALFMVLVVFPAVFAVWKKRFLCS